From the Microbacterium sp. W4I4 genome, one window contains:
- the rplO gene encoding 50S ribosomal protein L15 — MAEKNEAVEAEKAPKKAAAPKAAAAKKPAASKAAPAKAAASKAAPAKAAAKKAPAKKEADAAASRPAVLKVHHLRPVPGANTAKTRVGRGEGSKGKTAGRGTKGTKARNTVRVGFEGGQMPLHMRTPKLRGFKNPFRVEYQVVNLDKLAELYPKGGDVTVGDLVAKGAVRKNEKVKVLGDGDISVKLSVSVDKVSGSAEQKIVAAGGSVN; from the coding sequence ATGGCTGAGAAGAACGAAGCCGTCGAGGCCGAGAAGGCCCCGAAGAAGGCAGCTGCTCCCAAGGCAGCCGCCGCCAAGAAGCCGGCCGCATCCAAGGCTGCTCCGGCGAAGGCCGCTGCATCCAAGGCCGCTCCGGCCAAGGCTGCTGCCAAGAAGGCTCCGGCGAAGAAGGAAGCGGATGCTGCTGCATCCCGTCCCGCCGTCCTGAAGGTGCACCACCTGCGTCCGGTCCCCGGCGCCAACACCGCGAAGACCCGTGTCGGTCGCGGTGAGGGCTCCAAGGGCAAGACCGCCGGTCGTGGCACCAAGGGCACCAAGGCCCGCAACACCGTGCGGGTCGGCTTCGAGGGTGGGCAGATGCCGCTGCACATGCGCACCCCGAAGCTGCGCGGGTTCAAGAACCCGTTCCGCGTCGAGTACCAGGTCGTGAACCTGGACAAGCTCGCCGAGCTGTACCCCAAGGGCGGCGACGTCACCGTCGGCGACCTGGTGGCCAAGGGCGCCGTGCGCAAGAACGAGAAGGTCAAGGTCCTCGGCGACGGCGACATCTCGGTCAAGCTCTCGGTCTCGGTCGACAAGGTGTCCGGCAGTGCAGAGCAGAAGATCGTCGCCGCCGGCGGTTCGGTCAACTGA
- the secY gene encoding preprotein translocase subunit SecY — MFSAIARIFRTPDLRSKILFTIGIIALYRMGSNVPAPFVHFPNVEQCLAATAGTDGLLGLVNLFSGGALLQLSIFALGVMPYITATIIVQLLRVVIPHFETLHQEGQAGQSKLTQYTRYLTIALALLQSSTVVTVARSGQLFGQTDIAACQNLLTNDVWWAQLLIIIAMTAGTGLIMWMAELVTEKGIGNGMSLLIFTSIAATFPSALWGIAEAKGFETFLLVLVVGLVVMTLIVFVEQSQRRVPVQYAKRMVGRRTYGGTNTYIPIKVNMAGVIPIIFASSLLYLPMLLAQFNTPQDGSEPPAWVAWISTYLVSGDQPLYMLVYFLLNIAFTFFYVAITFNPVEISDNMKKYGGFIPGIRAGRPTAEYLDYVITRITFPGSLYLGIVALIPLIALATVQANQNFPFGGASILIIVGVGLETVKQIDAQLQQRHYEGLLR; from the coding sequence TTGTTTAGCGCCATCGCGCGAATCTTCCGAACGCCTGATCTGCGTTCGAAGATCCTTTTCACCATCGGCATCATCGCCCTGTATCGCATGGGCTCGAATGTGCCGGCTCCGTTCGTCCACTTCCCGAACGTCGAGCAGTGTCTCGCGGCCACCGCGGGCACAGACGGACTTCTCGGTCTCGTCAACCTCTTCTCCGGCGGCGCGCTGCTGCAGCTGTCGATCTTCGCGCTGGGCGTCATGCCCTACATCACCGCGACGATCATCGTGCAGCTGCTCCGCGTCGTCATCCCGCACTTCGAGACCCTTCATCAGGAGGGCCAGGCGGGCCAGAGCAAGCTGACGCAGTACACCCGCTACCTGACGATCGCGCTCGCGCTGCTGCAGTCGAGCACCGTGGTCACCGTCGCGCGCAGCGGTCAGCTGTTCGGCCAGACCGACATCGCGGCCTGCCAGAACCTGCTCACCAACGACGTGTGGTGGGCGCAGCTGCTCATCATCATCGCGATGACGGCCGGCACCGGTCTGATCATGTGGATGGCAGAGCTGGTCACCGAGAAGGGCATCGGCAACGGAATGTCGCTGCTGATCTTCACGTCGATCGCCGCCACGTTCCCGAGCGCGCTGTGGGGCATCGCCGAGGCCAAGGGCTTCGAGACGTTCCTGCTCGTGCTGGTCGTGGGCCTCGTCGTGATGACGCTGATCGTCTTCGTCGAGCAGTCCCAGCGCCGTGTGCCCGTGCAGTACGCGAAGCGCATGGTCGGTCGCCGCACCTATGGCGGCACCAACACGTACATCCCGATCAAGGTCAACATGGCGGGCGTGATCCCGATCATCTTCGCCTCGTCGCTGCTGTACCTGCCGATGCTCCTCGCGCAGTTCAACACGCCTCAGGACGGCAGCGAGCCGCCCGCGTGGGTCGCGTGGATCTCGACCTACCTCGTGTCGGGCGACCAGCCGCTGTACATGCTGGTCTACTTCCTGCTGAACATCGCATTCACGTTCTTCTACGTGGCGATCACGTTCAACCCCGTCGAGATCTCCGACAACATGAAGAAGTACGGCGGGTTCATCCCCGGCATCCGTGCCGGTCGTCCCACCGCGGAGTACCTCGACTACGTGATCACCCGCATCACGTTCCCCGGCTCGCTGTATCTGGGCATCGTGGCGCTGATCCCGCTGATCGCGCTCGCGACCGTGCAGGCGAACCAGAACTTCCCGTTCGGTGGCGCGTCGATCCTCATCATCGTGGGTGTCGGACTCGAGACCGTGAAGCAGATCGACGCGCAGCTGCAGCAGCGCCATTACGAAGGGCTCCTCCGATGA
- a CDS encoding adenylate kinase, protein MTDDQDRTARLLIVGPQGSGKGTQGVRVAEALGIPVVSTGDIFRANIKEGTDLGQQVTAILDSGDLVPDELTSEIVRDRLSQEDAAGGFLLDGYPRNTAQVAHLDAFLAEHGASLDAVILLDVPRAESMARLGLRSVEQGRSDDNEAAIAHRLDIYEHETAPIISVYEPRGIVDRIDGIGSLDEITARISAALGARGIGQLV, encoded by the coding sequence ATGACGGATGATCAGGACCGCACTGCACGTCTGCTGATCGTCGGGCCGCAGGGTTCAGGCAAGGGCACGCAGGGCGTTCGGGTCGCCGAGGCGCTGGGGATCCCCGTGGTCTCCACGGGCGACATCTTCCGCGCCAACATCAAGGAGGGCACCGACCTCGGACAGCAGGTCACCGCCATCCTCGACTCCGGTGATCTGGTGCCCGACGAGCTGACGAGCGAGATCGTGCGCGATCGCCTCTCGCAGGAGGATGCCGCCGGCGGCTTCCTGCTCGACGGCTACCCGCGAAACACCGCGCAGGTCGCGCACCTCGATGCGTTCCTGGCCGAGCACGGAGCGTCCCTGGACGCGGTAATCCTGCTCGACGTCCCGCGTGCCGAGAGCATGGCACGGCTCGGCCTGCGCTCGGTGGAGCAGGGTCGTTCGGACGACAACGAGGCCGCGATCGCGCACCGTCTGGACATCTACGAGCACGAGACCGCGCCGATCATCTCGGTGTACGAGCCCCGTGGCATCGTCGACCGCATCGACGGCATCGGCTCGCTCGACGAGATCACCGCACGCATCTCCGCCGCCCTCGGCGCGCGCGGCATCGGCCAGCTCGTCTGA
- the map gene encoding type I methionyl aminopeptidase — MFRKSIYKTPAQLRSMVQPGLITAAALDAVRPLVRAGVTTAELDAAADRLIMQRGAESNFKLVRGYRHTTCISVNEQVVHGIPGALVLQPGDIVSVDCGAQYQGWNGDSAVTFVVPDDERPELVARRTELSRVTEGSMWAGIAAMATATHIGDLGAAIEGYIEGQGPSAVSGETYGILREYVGHGIGRKMHEAPSVFNYRTPDAGAEIRPGLVLAIEPMVTAGGDATFIEDDDWTVTTVDGTDGSHWEHSVARHDGGIWVLTAADGGAAGLAPFGITPVPIA; from the coding sequence ATGTTCCGCAAGTCGATCTACAAGACCCCGGCGCAGCTGCGCTCGATGGTGCAGCCCGGCCTGATCACGGCGGCAGCTCTTGACGCGGTGCGCCCGCTGGTGCGGGCGGGTGTGACGACGGCCGAGCTGGATGCCGCGGCCGACCGTCTGATCATGCAGCGCGGCGCGGAGTCGAACTTCAAGCTCGTCCGCGGATACCGGCACACCACGTGCATCTCGGTGAACGAGCAGGTCGTGCACGGCATCCCCGGGGCTCTGGTCCTGCAGCCGGGAGACATCGTCTCCGTCGACTGCGGCGCCCAGTACCAGGGCTGGAACGGCGACAGCGCGGTGACCTTCGTGGTGCCGGATGACGAGCGCCCGGAGCTGGTCGCGCGCCGCACCGAACTGTCGCGTGTCACGGAGGGGTCCATGTGGGCCGGTATCGCCGCCATGGCGACCGCGACGCACATCGGAGACCTCGGGGCCGCCATCGAGGGATACATCGAGGGACAGGGGCCCTCAGCGGTCTCCGGTGAGACTTACGGCATCCTGCGGGAGTACGTCGGACACGGCATCGGCCGCAAGATGCACGAGGCGCCCAGCGTGTTCAACTACCGCACGCCGGATGCCGGTGCCGAGATCCGTCCCGGGCTGGTGCTCGCCATCGAGCCGATGGTCACCGCCGGAGGAGATGCGACCTTCATCGAGGACGACGACTGGACCGTCACCACAGTCGACGGCACCGACGGAAGCCACTGGGAGCACTCCGTCGCCCGCCATGACGGCGGCATCTGGGTGCTGACCGCCGCCGACGGGGGCGCCGCCGGCCTCGCGCCCTTCGGCATCACCCCCGTTCCGATCGCGTAA